Proteins found in one Microbacterium sp. SSM24 genomic segment:
- a CDS encoding ThiF family adenylyltransferase, which yields MRYSVAMSGDTEAVMRDHLLREDGQEDVLIATYVLSTGIERTTAVIRSVILPRDGERHVHGNASFTSAYVLRAAHEARVAGHGLALLHSHPGGHGWQRLSRTDWETESDYERVARSATKMPMLGMTLGGENIAWSARFWFDRTEPTWAESVRSVSPVLAVTWNDELRPVPKITGAQERTVSSWGDRSQGRIARLRVLVVGAGSVGLDVAQRLAATGLITVGVMDYDAVERRNLDRMIGATRLDAALGRAKVDVAARLMKSAATADVIDVRRHEVSITDPVGVSIALDYDVIFSCVDRPWPRAVLNGIAYADLIPVIDGGIALTTFPDGHMRNGIWRTHTLTPGRPCMACIGQLVAGEVSLDKLGLLEDPEYIEGAGREAPSHQNVAALSASVSASLLAQFVSLVAHPGSRGAPAPLHYVLSTHTLMQSDTSCGPYCAYENATRTGDRRTPIAEHRNDWREEVEARKAKRHPLRLRILSSVEYLLQRYTNRLR from the coding sequence ATGCGCTACTCCGTCGCGATGAGCGGCGACACCGAAGCCGTCATGCGCGACCACCTGTTGCGTGAGGACGGTCAAGAAGACGTCCTTATCGCTACCTATGTGCTCTCCACGGGGATCGAGCGAACCACAGCAGTGATCCGGTCCGTCATCCTCCCTCGAGACGGAGAGCGGCACGTCCACGGCAACGCGTCGTTCACCAGCGCCTACGTGCTCCGCGCCGCGCACGAGGCACGAGTCGCGGGGCATGGACTCGCGCTCCTACACTCCCACCCAGGTGGCCACGGCTGGCAGCGCCTCTCGCGCACCGACTGGGAGACCGAGTCTGACTACGAACGAGTGGCCCGCTCCGCCACGAAGATGCCGATGCTTGGAATGACGCTCGGCGGCGAAAACATCGCGTGGTCGGCGAGGTTCTGGTTCGACCGGACCGAACCGACATGGGCAGAGTCCGTCCGCTCCGTCTCTCCCGTGCTCGCCGTCACGTGGAACGACGAGCTGCGCCCGGTCCCCAAGATCACCGGAGCACAGGAGCGAACAGTGTCGTCGTGGGGCGATCGCTCTCAGGGCAGGATCGCACGCCTCCGCGTTCTCGTCGTCGGAGCTGGAAGCGTTGGCCTGGATGTCGCTCAGCGCCTTGCCGCGACCGGGCTCATCACCGTCGGCGTGATGGACTACGACGCGGTTGAGCGCCGAAACCTGGACCGCATGATCGGCGCAACTCGGCTCGATGCCGCGCTCGGCCGCGCAAAAGTAGACGTCGCGGCGCGGCTGATGAAATCTGCCGCAACCGCCGACGTCATCGACGTTCGGCGCCACGAGGTCAGCATCACCGATCCTGTCGGCGTCAGCATCGCGCTCGACTATGACGTGATCTTCTCCTGCGTCGACCGACCCTGGCCCCGCGCCGTACTCAATGGGATCGCGTACGCCGACCTCATCCCCGTCATTGACGGAGGCATCGCATTGACCACGTTCCCGGACGGGCACATGCGAAACGGTATCTGGCGGACCCACACCCTCACCCCCGGTCGGCCGTGTATGGCCTGCATCGGCCAGCTGGTTGCAGGCGAGGTGTCCTTGGACAAGCTGGGGCTCCTCGAGGACCCTGAGTACATCGAGGGCGCCGGGCGCGAAGCACCGTCGCACCAGAATGTCGCCGCTCTCTCGGCGAGCGTCAGCGCCTCCCTTCTGGCCCAGTTCGTGAGCCTGGTCGCCCATCCGGGCAGCCGAGGGGCGCCCGCGCCGCTCCACTACGTTCTCTCCACGCACACCTTGATGCAGTCCGACACATCATGCGGGCCCTACTGTGCCTACGAGAACGCGACCAGGACGGGCGATCGTCGCACCCCAATCGCCGAGCACCGGAACGACTGGCGAGAGGAAGTCGAGGCGCGCAAGGCGAAGAGGCACCCGCTCCGACTCCGGATCCTTTCGAGCGTCGAGTACCTGCTGCAGCGGTACACCAATCGCCTTCGGTAG
- a CDS encoding AAA family ATPase, with product MTASDAWSQPTVVIVTGLPGTGKSTIADRLAQNAGVPAFSGDWLLGAIAPTGVLDDVDRAVTMQVYEGLFEALFRRQLMLGQSAILDCLASDQLVDRWSAVAAQAGGRVVTVECVCSDERVHRARIEGRQRNIPGWHEIDWAHVEFMRQTTKPLTVPRLTLDAIDPIEANLSSLLSYTGCNR from the coding sequence ATGACTGCTTCGGATGCCTGGAGTCAGCCGACGGTTGTCATCGTCACTGGTTTGCCCGGCACGGGCAAGTCGACGATTGCGGATCGGCTTGCACAGAATGCGGGCGTTCCCGCGTTCTCTGGAGACTGGTTGCTCGGCGCGATCGCGCCCACGGGCGTTCTCGACGACGTTGATCGCGCAGTCACGATGCAGGTGTACGAGGGATTGTTCGAGGCGCTATTCCGTCGCCAGCTTATGCTGGGGCAATCCGCGATCCTTGACTGCCTGGCATCCGACCAACTTGTCGACCGGTGGTCTGCGGTGGCGGCACAGGCCGGCGGACGCGTCGTCACCGTCGAATGCGTCTGCTCCGACGAGCGGGTCCACAGGGCGCGGATCGAGGGCCGACAACGGAACATTCCGGGGTGGCACGAGATCGACTGGGCACACGTCGAGTTCATGCGCCAGACCACCAAGCCGCTCACAGTACCTCGACTAACGCTCGACGCGATCGATCCGATCGAAGCGAACCTGTCCTCACTCCTGAGCTACACGGGCTGCAAC